A window of the Limanda limanda chromosome 8, fLimLim1.1, whole genome shotgun sequence genome harbors these coding sequences:
- the rxylt1 gene encoding ribitol-5-phosphate xylosyltransferase 1, with amino-acid sequence MKIPKRKLFLLIIFAYVAFSLYAAYSVFFSSKVISRVHRVVQKEPGAPSGVVRDGRAAAPFLAADWNPWEDEQVEYNSDLNKKRVAFKQHLGRIERSKAQRYKVQVWGKAAIGLYLWEHILEGPLNPTDKIAQWREGELQSGKIDFSFYTGPAVVQGHVPVDMNSLVLVLNGREEQKVSYSTRWLEHVQTLVQSRTVLHVAVVLLGNEHCNNAWIGPYLKRNGGFVDLLFVVYDSPWVNDKDVFQWPLGVATYRQFPLIRPNPQLITSSRPYLCNFLGTVYKNSSRETLMQVLKQPGLDKECLTTAREKWLPQETADSLKHYQTALAQSELTLCPVGINTECYRIYEACSYGSVPVVEDVLTPGTCAAGPGSPLRLLKAAGAPFIFISDWKELPAILERERALSQEQRVDRRRRLLEWYGSFRQQMKERFTEVIEETFFKSA; translated from the exons atgaaaataccaaaaagaaaactattCCTCCTCATTATTTTCGCTTATGTGGCCTTTTCACTGTACGCGGCCTATAGTGTCTTCTTCAGCAGTAAAGTAATATCCCGCGTTCACAGGGTGGTGCAGAAAGAGCCAGGAGCACCTTCCG GTGTCGTCAGAGATGGCCGTGCAGCCGCCCCGTTCCTTGCAGCAGACTGGAATCCGTGGGAGGATGAACAGGTGGAGTACAACTCTGACCTGAACAAGAAGAGAGTCGCCTTCAAGCAGCACCTGGGCCGGATCGAGAGGAGCAAAGCCCAGAGATACAAGGTCCAGGTCTGGGGTAAAGCGGCCATAG GACTTTACCTTTGGGAACACATTTTAGAAGGACCCCTCAACCCCACTGACAAGATAGCACAATGGCGAGAGGGGGAGCTGCAGTCAGGAAAAATCGATTTCAG TTTCTACACAGGTCCTGCTGTGGTCCAGGGCCACGTCCCTGTGGATATGAACAGCCTGGTCCTGGTTCTGAACGGTCGCGAAGAGCAGAAGGTCTCGTACTCCACACGGTGGCTGGAGCACGTTCAGACTCTGGTTCAGTCCCGCACCGTCCTGCACGTGGCTGTGGTCCTGTTGGGAAACGAGCACTGCAACAACGCCTGGATCGGCCCCTACCTGAAGAGAAACGGGGGCTTTGTGGACCTGCTGTTTGTGGTGTACGACAGCCCCTGGGTCAACGACAAGGATGTCTTCCAGTGGCCTCTCGGTGTTGCTAC ATACAGACAGTTTCCTCTGATCAGGCCCAATCCCCAGCTGATTACCTCCAGCAGACCATACCTCTGCAACTTCCTGGGAACTGTGTACAAAAATTCCTCCAGAGAAACACTAATGCAGGTGCTGAAGCAGCCGGGCCTGGATAAGGAATGCCTCACCACTGCCAGAGAGAA GTGGCTCCCTCAGGAGACAGCCGACAGTCTGAAACACTATCAGACAGCTCTGGCCCAGAGTGAGCTCACCCTCTGCCCAGTTGGCATCAACACAGAGTGCTACCGCATCTACGAGGCCTGCTCTTATGGCTCGGTGCCCGTGGTGGAAGACGTGCTGACTCCCGGCACCTGCGCCGCCGGGCCCGGCTCCCCGCTGCGTCTCCTCAAAGCCGCCGGAGCccccttcatcttcatcagcgaCTGGAAAGAACTGCCGGCCATCTTGGAGAGGGAGCGAGCGCTGAGTCAGGAGCAGAGGGTGgaccggaggaggaggctgctggagtGGTACGGCAGCTTCCGTCAGCAGATGAAAGAGCGGTTCACCGAGGTCATCGAGGAGACCTTCTTCAAAAGCGCTTGA
- the LOC133009026 gene encoding cytochrome b-c1 complex subunit Rieske, mitochondrial-like, protein MMSVAARSGALSPHLQAAKHSVKSLVLPGVKDLVPAAAPAGIRLAHTDIKIPDFGDYRRPEVSDPNKSSQDSSEGRRVFSYLVTGASTMVGVYAAKTVVTQFVSSMSASADVLALSKIEVKLSDIPEGKNMTFKWRGKPLFVRHRTEKEIATEEGVNLSELRDPQHDKDRVINPQWVIVLGVCTHLGCVPIANAGEWGGYYCPCHGSHYDASGRIRKGPAPLNLEVPYYEFPDEDTVVVG, encoded by the exons ATGATGTCTGTAGCCGCCCGGTCCGGGGCTCTGTCCCCTCACCTGCAGGCAGCCAAACACTCCGTGAAGAGCCTGGTTCTCCCCGGGGTGAAGGACCTGGTGCCCGCTGCTG CTCCTGCCGGGATCCGCCTCGCTCACACAGACATCAAGATTCCTGACTTTGGAGACTACCGTCGCCCTGAGGTCTCAGATCCCAACAAGTCATCCCAGGACAGCAGTGAGGGAAGGAGGGTGTTCTCCTACCTGGTCACCGGAGCGTCCACCATGGTGGGCGTCTATGCAGCCAAGACAGTGGTCACCCAGTTCGTATCTTCCATGAGTGCGTCCGCCGACGTCCTGGCCTTGTCCAAGATCGAGGTCAAGCTGAGTGACATCCCCGAAGGCAAGAACATGACCTTCAAATGGAGAGGGAAGCCCCTGTTTGTCCGCCACCGCACAGAGAAGGAAATTGCCACAGAGGAAGGTGTGAACCTATCGGAGCTGCGAGACCCCCAGCACGACAAGGATAGAGTGATCAACCCCCAGTGGGTCATCGTCCTTGGCGTGTGCACCCATCTGGGCTGCGTGCCTATCGCCAACGCCGGAGAATGGGGAGGCTACTACTGTCCCTGCCATGGCTCCCACTACGATGCCTCAGGGAGAATAAGGAAGGGACCTGCTCCTCTGAACCTGGAGGTTCCCTACTACGAGTTCCCCGATGAGGACACAGTCGTTGTTGGATAA
- the zgc:112052 gene encoding protein C19orf12 homolog, protein MCQRVNDVMRLCCELSANQQIQTTVRGSGKGAAAAGGLAFAGGLVGGPLGIAVGGAVGGLLGCWLTSGEFRPLPQILMELSPQQQQKIYEDMMAVLGDVQWTDVVQLSALVMGNAALKQQLTAALMGYVTKELQGQVHYVD, encoded by the exons ATGTGTCAGCGGGTCAATGACGTCATGAGGCTGTGTTGTGAGTTATCTGCCAATCAGCAGATCCAGACCACGGTGAGGGGCTCGGGGAAGGGGGCAGCAGCCGCCGGGGGTCTGGCCTTCGCCGGGGGGCTGGTCGGGGGTCCTCTGGGTATTGCAgtag gtggcgctgtcgGAGGTCTCCTGGGCTGCTGGCTGACCAGTGGAGAGTTCAGACCGCTGCCTCAGATCCTCATGGAGCTCAgtccccagcagcagcagaagatcTACGAGGACATGATGGCCGTGCTGGGAGACGTCCAGTGGACAGATGTGGTGCAGCTCTCGGCTCTGGTGATGGGCAACGCCgccctgaagcagcagctgacagCCGCCCTGATGGGATACGTTACCAAGGAGCTGCAGGGCCAGGTGCACTACGTGGACTAG
- the uri1 gene encoding unconventional prefoldin RPB5 interactor 1, protein MAEEGKVSVDDLGGVVRLREEHEKVVKDCESRIQHWKKVSGDYEAVKERLQTLPDQLSYEIMVPFGPLAFMPGKLVHTNELTVLLGDNWFAKCSAKQAQKIVDHRTKHVKSELDVLSKTMKNFEARAGFVKDLETISARKQEYADIREEVRHDIVVTKGRQRVAHKPNSKPKLETILDLKEEEDEEENQEESSDEGSRKGIVTEEELWARLDELEKLEELEDEQDRLSDNADMNSEDTSSSSSEEDKEKEGEAARLVNGLSPKPSLTSAPQSTLLPNMERKQEDDDEEDEGHCLPTIFFTHTSEPKKVRINTGKNTTLKFSERKEQKEILKRKKKNGHSNGLSHHELHKITTPTDIYRLFVDVKNGEPVPRKSILKSRSRENSVCSDTSESSAADYEERRLIGRSFSHDDATHSDTSDGVTEEDSPTAGPLHPPNRFEAFSGMVVEKDPTTSAAPHMTIAPPALPTILERRQEEVAPEVAPPPQQAPKKVSKFKAARLQRT, encoded by the exons ATGGCGGAGGAAGGTAAAGTGAGTGTGGATGATCTCGGTGGAGTGGTCAGGCTCCGGGAGGAACATGagaag GTGGTGAAAGACTGTGAAAGTCGGATTCAACACTG GAAGAAGGTCTCCGGAGACTACGAGGCCGTGAAAGAGCGACTTCAAACCCTTCCAGATCAACTGTCGTATGAGATCATG GTGCCGTTCGGCCCTCTGGCCTTCATGCCCGGGAAGCTGGTGCACACCAACGAGCTCACGGTGTTGCTCGGCGACAACTGGTTCGCCAAGTGCTCGGCAAAGCAGGCTCAGAAAATCGTCGACCACAGAACGAAAC ACGTGAAGAGTGAACTTGACGTTCTATCCAAGACAATGAAAAACTTTGAAGCCAGAGCTGGCTTTGTGAAGGATTTGGAAACCATCTCAGCC AGAAAACAGGAATATGCTGACATCAGAGAAGAGGTCAGACACGATATTGTAGTCACCAAag GAAGGcaaagagtagctcacaagccaaATTCTAAGCCCAAGCTGGAAACCATATTGGATctaaaagaggaggaggatgaggaggagaaccaggaagAGAGCAGTGATGAAGGGAGCAGAAAAGGCATCGTGACTGAGGAGGAGTTGTGGGCCAGACTGGATgagctggagaagctggaggagctggaggacgagCAGGACAG atTATCTGATAATGCCGATATGAACAGCGAGGacacatcttcctcttcctcagaggaggacaaggagaaggaaggagaagctgctcGTCTTGTAAACGGATTGAGTCCGAAGCCGAGCTTGACCTCCGCGCCTCAAAGTACATTGCTGCCAAATATGGAGCGGAAACAGGAGGATGacgatgaggaagatgaaggccACTGTTTGCCAACCATCTTTTTCACTCACACATCCGAACCCAAGAAG GTGAGGATAAACACAGGCAAAAACACCACACTGAAGTTCAGTGAGAGGAAAGAGCAGAAGGAGATcttaaagaggaaaaagaaaaacggaCACAGTAATGGACTCTCCCATCACGAGCTTCACAAAATCACCACACCAACAGACATTTACAG GTTGTTTGTGGACGTGAAGAACGGGGAGCCTGTCCCCAGGAAGTCCATCCTGAAGTCCCGGAGCCGGGAGAACAGCGTGTGCAGTGACACCAGCGAGAGCAGCGCGGCCGACTATGAGGAGCGGCGTCTGATCGGACGCAGCTTCAGCCACGACGACGCCACGCACAGCGATACCAGCGACGGCGTCACAGAGGAAGACAGTCCGACGGCCGGGCCGCTGCACCCCCCCAACAGATTTGAG GCCTTTTCAGGTATGGTGGTAGAAAAGGACCCGACGACTTCGGCCGCGCCCCACATGACCATCGCTCCACCAGCTCTGCCGACCATcctggagaggagacaggaggaggtggCGCCCGAGgtcgcccccccgccccagcAGGCCCCGAAGAAGGTGTCCAAGTTCAAGGCCGCCCGGCTGCAGCGGACGTGA